One genomic window of Polyangium aurulentum includes the following:
- a CDS encoding ABC transporter ATP-binding protein, translating to MASLAIGIQGLKRVHEGARGARPALDGVDLSIEEGEFVCVLGPSGSGKSTLLSIMGGLDRGYEGRIALWGQDLAGMSDSALSRLRGERIGFVFQHFHLLAHLTVLDNVLTPALFAPGGAGGAVGRARSLLLRLGLSEREDDTPAELSGGQRQRVAIARALLRRPKLLLCDEPTGNLDTETGARTIALFQELYREEGLTVVAVTHEERLAKAASRIVRLDSGRIADGPAEAGA from the coding sequence ATGGCAAGCCTCGCGATCGGCATCCAGGGGCTCAAGAGGGTGCACGAGGGCGCCCGCGGCGCCCGCCCCGCGCTCGACGGCGTCGACCTCTCGATCGAAGAGGGCGAGTTCGTGTGCGTGCTCGGGCCGAGCGGATCGGGCAAGAGCACGCTCCTGTCGATCATGGGAGGCCTCGACCGCGGCTACGAGGGCCGGATCGCGCTGTGGGGCCAGGATCTCGCGGGAATGAGCGACAGCGCGCTTTCGCGCCTGCGGGGCGAGCGCATCGGCTTCGTCTTCCAGCACTTCCACCTGCTCGCGCATCTCACGGTGCTCGACAACGTGCTCACGCCCGCGCTCTTCGCGCCGGGCGGGGCAGGGGGCGCCGTGGGGCGGGCGAGGTCGCTCCTCTTGCGGCTCGGTCTCTCCGAGCGAGAGGACGACACGCCGGCGGAGCTTTCGGGCGGACAGCGGCAACGCGTCGCGATCGCGCGCGCTCTGTTGCGACGGCCGAAGCTCCTGCTCTGCGACGAGCCCACGGGCAACCTCGATACGGAGACCGGGGCGCGGACGATCGCGCTCTTTCAGGAGCTGTACCGCGAGGAGGGGCTGACGGTCGTGGCGGTGACGCACGAGGAGCGCCTCGCGAAGGCGGCCAGCCGCATCGTGCGGCTCGACAGCGGGCGGATCGCCGATGGTCCGGCGGAGGCGGGGGCATGA
- a CDS encoding HAD-IG family 5'-nucleotidase — MNRNLKMAGIDWVGFDMDYTLAIYNQIEMDNLSIQATVPKLVQRGYPEEILRAVEYPIEFPVRGLLIDKRYGNILKMDRFKVVHKGYHGLRELTKEELRSLYHQKKVKPATARYHWIDTLYALSEAALYAGIVDAFEKRGIELDFARLFTDIRECIDEAHRDGSILDVVLGDLPRFVDRDALLAPTLHKLRSAGKKLFLLTNSRWPYTERMMSYLLGDAMPEYPSFRHYFDLIIVAAQKPAFFQERRPLMQRDGTELRAASYPLERGVIYEGGNLHDLEACLGVSGDRILYVGDHIYGDILRSKKESAWRTAMIIQEMEAEVLAHEMCREEHQKSAELEQRREELEDQLRFYQQRYKDLTRKIEDDPHKNGVSVHEAERGRAKRAVERIRGLLRAVDAEAGKLEREIDERFHKYWGSLLKESSEPSSFGDQVEEYACLYTSRVSNLLAYSPLQYFRSPRDLMPHEL, encoded by the coding sequence GTGAACCGCAATCTGAAGATGGCGGGGATCGACTGGGTGGGGTTCGACATGGACTACACGCTGGCGATCTACAACCAGATCGAGATGGACAACCTGTCCATCCAGGCCACCGTGCCCAAGCTGGTGCAGCGTGGCTATCCGGAAGAGATCCTGCGCGCCGTCGAGTACCCGATCGAGTTCCCGGTGCGGGGTCTGCTCATCGACAAGCGCTACGGCAACATCCTGAAAATGGACCGCTTCAAGGTGGTCCACAAGGGCTACCACGGGCTGCGCGAGCTCACGAAAGAGGAGCTGCGCTCGCTCTACCACCAGAAGAAGGTCAAGCCCGCGACCGCGCGCTACCACTGGATCGACACGCTCTACGCGCTCAGCGAGGCCGCGCTCTACGCGGGCATCGTGGACGCGTTCGAGAAGCGCGGCATCGAGCTCGACTTCGCGCGCCTGTTCACCGACATCCGCGAGTGCATCGACGAGGCGCACCGCGACGGCTCGATCCTCGACGTGGTCCTCGGCGACCTGCCGCGCTTCGTCGATCGCGACGCCTTGCTCGCGCCCACGCTGCACAAGCTGCGCTCGGCGGGCAAGAAGCTGTTTCTCTTGACGAACTCGCGGTGGCCGTACACCGAGCGGATGATGTCGTACCTGCTCGGCGACGCGATGCCGGAGTACCCGAGCTTCCGGCACTACTTCGACCTCATCATCGTGGCCGCGCAGAAGCCCGCGTTCTTCCAGGAGCGGCGGCCGCTCATGCAGCGCGACGGGACGGAGCTGCGCGCGGCGTCGTACCCGCTCGAGCGCGGCGTCATCTACGAGGGCGGCAACTTGCACGATCTCGAGGCGTGCCTCGGCGTGTCGGGGGATCGGATCCTCTACGTGGGCGATCACATCTACGGCGACATCCTTCGCTCGAAGAAGGAGAGCGCGTGGCGCACGGCGATGATCATCCAGGAGATGGAAGCCGAGGTGCTCGCGCACGAGATGTGCCGCGAGGAGCACCAGAAGAGCGCAGAGCTCGAGCAGCGGCGCGAGGAGCTGGAGGATCAGCTCAGGTTCTACCAGCAGCGCTACAAGGACCTGACGCGCAAGATCGAGGACGACCCGCACAAGAACGGCGTGTCGGTGCACGAGGCGGAGCGAGGCCGGGCCAAGCGCGCCGTGGAGCGGATCCGGGGCCTGTTGCGCGCGGTCGACGCCGAGGCGGGGAAGCTCGAGCGCGAGATCGACGAGCGCTTCCACAAGTACTGGGGGTCGCTCCTCAAGGAGTCGAGCGAGCCGAGTAGCTTCGGCGATCAGGTGGAGGAGTACGCGTGCCTGTACACCTCGCGCGTGTCGAACCTGCTCGCGTACTCGCCGCTGCAGTACTTCAGGAGCCCGCGCGATCTGATGCCGCACGAGCTGTGA
- a CDS encoding SUMF1/EgtB/PvdO family nonheme iron enzyme, with the protein MNLTPLLRSPLSWALAAGALLVATLPAPREAEAKGKKCPDGMVSVAGKYCIDKYEASTVEIVGKNKTKAHSAYLPVDGLRVKAVSKRGKIPQAYISRDQAEDACKNAGKRLCSDEEWLGACRGKSPSTYPYGDEHKAGYCNDGGMSSFNKLYGVAGGPAPQDAYTFANLNDERLNQMKGTVAKSGAYKRCKSSYNAYDMVGNLHEWTASKTGTFRGGYYLDTHQHGDGCDYKTTAHAPRYHDYSTGFRCCK; encoded by the coding sequence ATGAACCTCACCCCCCTCCTCCGCTCTCCCCTGTCGTGGGCTCTGGCCGCGGGAGCGCTGCTCGTCGCCACCCTGCCCGCGCCGCGCGAGGCCGAGGCCAAGGGCAAGAAGTGCCCCGACGGCATGGTGAGCGTCGCCGGCAAGTACTGCATCGACAAGTACGAGGCGAGCACGGTCGAGATCGTCGGCAAGAACAAGACGAAGGCGCACTCGGCGTACCTGCCGGTCGACGGCCTGCGGGTGAAGGCGGTGAGCAAGCGGGGCAAGATCCCGCAGGCGTACATCAGCCGCGATCAGGCCGAGGACGCGTGCAAGAACGCGGGCAAGCGCCTGTGCTCGGACGAGGAGTGGCTGGGGGCGTGCAGGGGCAAGAGCCCGAGCACGTACCCCTACGGCGACGAGCACAAGGCGGGCTACTGCAACGACGGCGGGATGTCGTCGTTCAACAAGCTCTACGGCGTCGCCGGCGGGCCCGCGCCGCAGGACGCGTACACGTTCGCGAACCTGAACGACGAGCGGCTGAACCAGATGAAGGGCACCGTGGCCAAGAGTGGCGCGTACAAGCGCTGCAAGTCGAGCTACAACGCCTACGACATGGTCGGCAACCTGCACGAGTGGACCGCGTCGAAGACGGGCACGTTCAGGGGCGGCTACTACCTCGACACGCACCAGCACGGCGACGGGTGCGACTACAAGACGACGGCGCACGCGCCGCGCTACCACGACTACTCGACGGGCTTTCGCTGCTGCAAGTAG
- the truD gene encoding tRNA pseudouridine(13) synthase TruD has product MPVFRSGSELRELPLATIRRTPEDFVVEEIPAYAPSGKGEHLFVTLRKTGRNTMDVVRDLARALGADPRSVGYAGMKDRHAVTTQTISLPFPIARPAEEALSGVALPGVEILGVIRHDNKLKPGHLVGNRFRITLRDLSAEQAASVRARLEEVGRVGVPNSFGPQRFGRDGDNPERALAWLRGQTRGPRDRREQRLLFSSLQSLLFNRVLERRVADGTWAKVLPGDLAKKHDSGGMFLVPESGPELDDAQARAEQGAISATGPMFGAKMRWPEGAPAKLERDVLEGAGVQDLQLENFRSHGEGTRRPLRLMVGDLEVHGPDADGGLTVSFVLPKGGYATTVLAEACRLADASRDRRDESEGEDGPEQAEGPGD; this is encoded by the coding sequence ATGCCGGTCTTCCGCTCCGGTTCGGAGCTTCGAGAGCTGCCGCTCGCCACGATCCGCCGCACGCCGGAGGACTTCGTCGTCGAGGAGATCCCCGCCTACGCGCCCAGCGGCAAAGGCGAGCACCTGTTCGTCACCCTCCGCAAGACGGGCAGGAACACGATGGACGTGGTCCGCGATCTCGCCCGCGCGCTCGGCGCAGATCCGCGCTCGGTGGGCTACGCCGGCATGAAGGACCGGCACGCGGTCACCACCCAGACGATCTCCCTGCCCTTCCCGATCGCGCGCCCCGCCGAGGAGGCGCTCTCGGGCGTCGCGCTCCCCGGCGTCGAGATCCTCGGCGTGATCCGCCACGACAACAAGCTCAAGCCCGGCCACCTCGTCGGCAATCGCTTCCGCATCACGCTGCGCGATCTGTCGGCCGAGCAGGCCGCGTCGGTGCGCGCGCGGCTCGAGGAGGTCGGGCGCGTGGGCGTGCCGAACTCGTTTGGGCCCCAACGATTCGGTCGCGATGGCGACAACCCCGAGCGCGCGCTCGCGTGGCTGCGAGGGCAGACGCGAGGGCCTCGGGATCGGCGCGAGCAGCGGCTGCTCTTCTCCTCGCTCCAGTCGCTCCTGTTCAACCGCGTGCTCGAGCGCCGCGTGGCCGACGGGACGTGGGCGAAGGTGCTGCCCGGCGATCTGGCGAAGAAGCACGATTCGGGCGGCATGTTCCTGGTCCCCGAGAGCGGGCCCGAGCTCGACGACGCGCAGGCGCGGGCCGAGCAAGGCGCCATCTCCGCCACCGGCCCGATGTTCGGCGCCAAGATGCGCTGGCCCGAGGGCGCGCCCGCGAAGCTCGAGCGAGATGTGCTCGAGGGCGCAGGCGTGCAGGATCTCCAGCTCGAAAACTTCCGCTCTCACGGAGAGGGCACCCGCAGACCCTTGCGGCTCATGGTCGGCGATCTCGAGGTGCACGGGCCCGACGCGGATGGCGGGCTCACCGTCTCTTTTGTGCTACCGAAAGGGGGCTACGCCACGACCGTCCTGGCCGAAGCCTGTCGCCTCGCCGATGCCTCGCGCGATCGGCGTGACGAGAGCGAGGGGGAGGACGGGCCGGAACAGGCCGAAGGCCCTGGCGATTGA
- a CDS encoding MotA/TolQ/ExbB proton channel family protein: MNLIEWLQRIMVGFGAAWVMWLMIGLSVISVAIILERAWFFWSLRDDLVVLARDLRTSLQDSIEAAQKRMSASPSAEAAVVSAGLVEAHRGPKAAEEAMSSAVAIQKMKLERRLAYLGTLGNNAPFIGLFGTVIGVVGAFDALGRAAEKPIAAAGAAAQSMAPQAVMSSIAEALVATAVGLAVAIPAVAANNYFQRLLRSTLANTDALTHVLLAHLHGEAHLAHAGVAPSARKVEPVKPATNGARNKKAEAKRDDEDEDEQQEEG; encoded by the coding sequence ATGAATCTCATCGAGTGGCTGCAGCGCATCATGGTCGGCTTCGGGGCCGCCTGGGTCATGTGGCTGATGATCGGCCTCAGCGTGATCAGCGTGGCGATCATCCTGGAGCGCGCGTGGTTCTTCTGGTCGCTGCGCGACGATCTCGTCGTGCTGGCGCGGGACCTGCGCACGTCGCTGCAGGATTCGATCGAAGCAGCCCAGAAGCGCATGTCGGCCTCGCCGTCGGCCGAGGCGGCCGTCGTGAGCGCGGGCCTCGTCGAGGCCCACCGCGGGCCCAAGGCGGCCGAAGAGGCGATGTCGAGCGCCGTCGCGATCCAGAAGATGAAGCTCGAGCGGCGCCTCGCCTACCTCGGCACGCTCGGCAACAACGCTCCGTTCATCGGCCTCTTCGGCACCGTCATCGGCGTCGTCGGCGCGTTCGACGCGCTCGGTCGCGCTGCCGAGAAGCCCATCGCCGCCGCGGGCGCCGCCGCCCAGTCGATGGCCCCGCAGGCAGTCATGTCGAGCATCGCCGAGGCGCTCGTCGCCACGGCCGTCGGCCTCGCGGTCGCCATCCCGGCCGTCGCCGCGAACAACTACTTCCAGCGCCTCCTGCGCTCGACGCTCGCCAACACCGACGCGCTGACGCACGTGCTCCTCGCGCACCTGCACGGCGAGGCGCACCTCGCCCACGCGGGCGTCGCGCCCAGCGCGCGCAAGGTCGAGCCCGTCAAGCCCGCGACCAACGGCGCGCGCAACAAGAAGGCCGAGGCGAAGCGCGACGACGAGGACGAGGACGAGCAGCAGGAGGAAGGCTGA
- a CDS encoding ExbD/TolR family protein yields the protein MAASSQNDDDGMVSGINVTPLVDITLVLLIIFMVTAKIIVSQSVPLDLPKAAASQEIQLVFGVELHANGEMVVDGKKLPSEDALLPLAKEAQAKTADLRAVIRADQTVQHGRVIHALDLLKRAGITKIAFGVTPVPGDAAGTPAPAAPPTPVTP from the coding sequence ATGGCCGCCTCCAGCCAGAACGACGATGACGGGATGGTCTCGGGGATCAACGTCACCCCGCTCGTCGACATCACCCTCGTCTTGCTGATCATCTTCATGGTGACGGCGAAGATCATCGTGTCGCAGTCGGTCCCGCTCGACCTGCCAAAGGCCGCGGCGAGCCAGGAAATACAGCTCGTCTTCGGCGTCGAGCTTCACGCGAACGGCGAGATGGTCGTCGACGGCAAGAAGCTCCCGAGCGAGGACGCGCTCCTGCCGCTCGCGAAGGAGGCGCAGGCGAAGACGGCCGACCTGCGCGCCGTCATCCGCGCCGATCAGACCGTGCAGCACGGCCGCGTGATCCACGCGCTCGATCTGCTCAAGCGCGCCGGCATCACCAAGATTGCCTTCGGCGTGACGCCCGTCCCGGGGGACGCGGCAGGCACGCCGGCGCCCGCAGCACCCCCGACGCCCGTGACTCCTTAG
- a CDS encoding energy transducer TonB, protein MNTADELVVNDLAVFKGREMRPDPLAPVFALGEREGKVGVAIGLVLALGLHGYASARAMLSLFDMRRAVIEMRQGLHDYFWTEYDVDLTPQKEQAKPEEPPPEPEPEAPPPPPAPKAVAPAPAKEEDPYDPPPAPAQAAKVLTQEPEPDEPVDLTGQGFVTGDGTGPGFGMVSAAGTSNTPTWSKKASNDGVEGGRGTGSNTPPPAPQGPDMSKPAGLVGSSSWDCPFPPEADAEQIDQAVVTIIVTVRPNGSPQSVKVVNDPGFGFGRAARVCALSRRYTPALDRAGSPTVSATPPIKVRFTR, encoded by the coding sequence ATGAACACGGCGGACGAGCTCGTGGTCAATGACCTCGCGGTCTTCAAGGGGCGCGAGATGCGCCCCGATCCACTCGCCCCCGTGTTCGCGCTCGGCGAGCGCGAGGGGAAGGTCGGCGTCGCGATCGGGCTCGTCCTCGCGCTCGGGCTGCACGGCTACGCCTCGGCCCGCGCGATGCTGTCGCTCTTCGACATGCGCCGCGCCGTGATCGAGATGCGCCAGGGGCTGCACGACTACTTCTGGACCGAGTACGACGTCGACCTGACGCCGCAAAAAGAGCAGGCGAAGCCCGAGGAGCCCCCGCCCGAGCCCGAGCCCGAGGCGCCTCCTCCGCCGCCCGCCCCCAAGGCCGTCGCCCCCGCGCCCGCCAAGGAAGAGGACCCGTACGATCCGCCGCCCGCGCCCGCGCAGGCCGCCAAGGTCCTCACGCAGGAGCCCGAGCCCGACGAGCCCGTCGATCTGACCGGCCAGGGGTTCGTGACCGGCGACGGCACGGGGCCGGGGTTCGGCATGGTGTCGGCGGCGGGCACGTCGAACACGCCGACGTGGAGCAAGAAGGCCTCGAACGACGGCGTGGAGGGCGGCCGGGGGACGGGGAGCAACACGCCCCCGCCGGCGCCGCAGGGCCCGGACATGTCGAAGCCCGCGGGCCTCGTGGGCAGCTCGTCGTGGGACTGCCCCTTCCCGCCCGAGGCCGACGCCGAGCAGATCGATCAGGCCGTGGTGACGATCATCGTGACCGTGCGGCCCAACGGCAGCCCGCAGTCGGTGAAGGTCGTGAACGACCCGGGCTTCGGGTTCGGCCGAGCCGCGCGCGTCTGCGCCCTGTCGCGCCGGTACACGCCCGCCCTCGATCGTGCGGGCTCGCCGACGGTCTCCGCCACGCCGCCGATCAAGGTCCGCTTCACGCGCTGA
- a CDS encoding cyclic nucleotide-binding domain-containing protein yields the protein MDVAERIEKLSKVPLFQGLTTQALELISRVANEESHALGTKIFEHGDPGDKLYIIIEGKVRISREVPGMGEEALAVLGPGSVFGEMSLLDEAPRSADARVHERCRLLTVPKDAFEDLLFLHKDLAYEVLWSFVRMLTQRLRETNDKLTFLTVTGKF from the coding sequence GTGGACGTCGCCGAACGCATCGAGAAGCTCAGCAAGGTGCCCCTCTTCCAGGGGCTCACCACCCAGGCGCTCGAGCTGATCTCGCGCGTCGCGAACGAGGAGTCCCACGCGCTCGGCACCAAGATCTTCGAGCACGGAGATCCAGGGGACAAACTCTACATCATCATCGAGGGCAAGGTCCGCATCAGCCGCGAGGTGCCCGGCATGGGCGAAGAGGCGCTCGCGGTGCTCGGACCCGGCAGCGTCTTCGGCGAGATGTCGCTCCTCGACGAGGCCCCGCGATCGGCCGACGCGCGCGTGCACGAGCGCTGCCGCCTCCTCACGGTCCCGAAGGACGCGTTCGAGGATCTCCTCTTCTTGCACAAAGACCTCGCTTACGAGGTCCTCTGGAGCTTCGTCCGCATGCTCACGCAGCGCCTGCGCGAGACCAACGACAAGCTCACCTTCCTCACCGTGACTGGTAAGTTCTGA
- a CDS encoding multiheme c-type cytochrome, whose product MVGTRKSLALVIALAISGVAAACGPSNPPDTAADKQQDTAPAGTGTQDTTTPPAGSKDPQPTPPATGAPSGTAEAPAPKPGKGSTPIKESKMLEDVKKAGVNLAKTTTLDKIPLGQKKKLMPLFQKALGYKDCQGCHVEGDFKKETRNIKITRGMWDHYVAAMRDEKGGAVFCDTCHEGTPKNLDRSDRKAMEKFMEDEYEHKLTRADKKDNECSTCHGDAMELKIIEKLWGIAKN is encoded by the coding sequence ATGGTAGGCACCCGCAAGAGTCTCGCTCTCGTCATCGCCCTGGCCATCTCGGGCGTCGCCGCCGCGTGCGGCCCTTCGAACCCGCCCGACACCGCGGCGGACAAGCAGCAGGACACGGCGCCGGCCGGGACCGGCACCCAGGACACCACGACGCCGCCCGCGGGGTCGAAAGATCCCCAGCCCACGCCGCCCGCGACCGGCGCCCCCAGCGGCACCGCCGAGGCGCCCGCGCCGAAGCCGGGCAAGGGCTCGACGCCGATCAAAGAGAGCAAGATGCTCGAGGACGTGAAGAAGGCGGGCGTCAACCTCGCGAAGACGACGACGCTCGACAAGATCCCGCTCGGGCAGAAGAAGAAGCTGATGCCGCTCTTCCAGAAGGCGCTCGGCTACAAGGACTGCCAGGGCTGCCACGTCGAGGGCGACTTCAAGAAGGAGACGCGCAACATCAAGATCACGCGCGGCATGTGGGACCACTACGTGGCCGCGATGCGTGACGAGAAGGGCGGCGCCGTCTTCTGCGACACGTGCCACGAGGGCACCCCCAAGAACCTCGATCGCTCCGACCGGAAGGCGATGGAGAAGTTCATGGAGGACGAGTACGAGCACAAGCTCACGCGCGCCGACAAGAAGGACAACGAGTGCTCGACGTGCCACGGCGACGCGATGGAGCTGAAGATCATCGAGAAGCTCTGGGGCATCGCTAAGAATTAG